In a genomic window of Brassica rapa cultivar Chiifu-401-42 chromosome A10, CAAS_Brap_v3.01, whole genome shotgun sequence:
- the LOC103845344 gene encoding ras-related protein RABA2d has translation MTHRVEQDYDYLFKIVLIGDSGVGKSNILSRFTRNEFCLESKSTIGVEFATRTLQVEGKTVKAQIWDTAGQERYRAITSAYYRGAVGALLVYDITKRQTFDNALRWLRELRDHADSNIVIMMAGNKSDLNHLRSVSEEDGRNLAEAEGLSFLETSALEATNVEKAFQTVLTEIYHIISKKALAAQEAAAANSAIPGKGTTINVDDTSGAAKSGCCSS, from the exons ATGACGCATAGAGTAGAACAGGATTACGATTACTTGTTCAAGATCGTGTTGATCGGTGATTCAGGTGTCGGGAAATCAAACATATTGTCTAGATTCACAAGGAATGAGTTTTGCTTGGAGTCTAAGTCCACTATTGGTGTTGAATTCGCCACGAGAACTCTTCAG GTTGAAGGAAAGACAGTAAAGGCACAGATATGGGACACAGCAGGGCAAGAGCGGTACAGAGCCATCACAAGCGCTTACTACAGAGGCGCAGTAGGTGCACTTCTTGTCTACGACATCACCAAAAGACAGACCTTTGACAATGCCCTAAGGTGGCTACGCGAGCTAAGAGACCATGCGGATTCCAACATTGTGATCATGATGGCTGGGAACAAATCCGATCTAAACCACTTGAGATCGGTTTCTGAGGAAGATGGTCGGAATCTAGCTGAGGCAGAGGGTCTCTCTTTCTTGGAAACATCTGCTCTTGAAGCCACAAATGTCGAGAAAGCGTTTCAGACCGTGTTGACAGAGATTTATCACATCATCAGCAAAAAGGCTTTGGCTgctcaagaagcagctgctgcTAATTCAGCGATTCCAGGGAAAGGAACAACGATTAATGTTGATGACACATCTGGAGCTGCCAAAAGTGGTTGCTGCTCTTCTTAA
- the LOC103845338 gene encoding myosin-14, whose translation MDSHHASLGRRTLEEIRQKRAAQRLSKTSSGPDLSEIPIPTAGIRKSESENRLSETDVGALYSQLKELQKKNADMEERNKMLYSKLQTNEAENESLETRLNVLEQNTVPSLRKALKEIAMEKDAAVVSREDLSAQVRTLKKRVKEAEEEQYRAEEDAASLRAELNSIQQQTMGTSFVGVSPDQVLEKEMAKLKLELQKESMLRQQEQQRVAEEQTRVASLLSEKQELEQKISALSSGASEASESSQKVFSVEDKEILEKQLHDMAVALERLESSRQKLLMEIDNQSSEIEKLFEENSNLSASYQESINISKQWENQVKECLKQNVELREALDKLRTEQAGTLSRVSPEVQANGSHGTETLSLKSELAKEQSRAESLSAQVLQLSAQLQQTTQAYNGLMRVYKPVLRNIESSLIRLKQDGSVTVAQ comes from the exons ATGGACTCGCACCACGCGTCTCTAGGACGTCGGACC TTGGAGGAGATCCGTCAAAAGAGAGCCGCTCAAAGGCTTAGCAAAACTTCTTCAGGTCCAGATCTTAGCGAGATTCCGATTCCTACGGCTG GGATCAGGAAATCCGAGAGCGAGAATCGACTTTCTGAG ACAGATGTTGGTGCTTTATATTCTCAGCTCAAAGAGCTGCAGAAGAAGAATGCAGACATGGAGGAGCGTAACAAAATGTTGTATTCAAAG CTTCAGACAAATGAAGCTGAGAATGAATCACTTGAGACTCGGTTGAATGTGCTA GAACAGAACACAGTGCCATCTCTGAGAAAAGCTCTAAAGGAAATTGCAATGGAGAAAGATGCTGCTGTTGTTTCACGA GAGGATCTCTCAGCTCAAGTTAGGACTTTGAAGAAACGTGTTAAGGAGGCAGAGGAGGAACAATATCGA GCTGAGGAAGATGCAGCATCTCTCAGAGCAGAGCTTAACTCGATACAACAACAAACAATGGGTACTTCATTTGTTGGAGTTTCCCCGGACCAAGTATTAGAGAAAGAGATGGCCAAACTAAAATTAGAATTACAG AAAGAATCAATGTTGAGGCAGCAAGAACAACAGCGTGTAGCTGAAGAACAAACACGAGTTGCTTCGTTATTGTCTGAAAAGCAGGAACTGGAACAGAAAATTTCAGCTTTATCTAGCGGTGCCTCAG AAGCATCAGAGTCAagtcaaaaagtattttcagtG GAAGATAAAGAAATACTTGAGAAGCAGTTGCATGATATGGCTGTTGCACTTGAAAGACTGGAAAGTAGTAGACAAAAGCTTCTCATGGAG ATTGACAACCAATCATCTGAAATAGAGAAGCTTTTTGAGGAGAACTCGAACCTCTCGGCTTCGTATCAAGAATCAATCAACATCTCAAAGCAGTGGGAGAATCAA GTGAAAGAATGTCTAAAGCAAAATGTAGAACTCCGTGAAGCTCTGGACAAGTTAAGAACAGAACAAGCTGGTACTCTATCACGAGTGTCTCCAGAAGTTCAGGCAAATGGGTCACATGGAACTGAAACTCTGTCCCTCAAG AGCGAACTGGCGAAAGAACAGAGCAGAGCTGAATCGTTATCTGCGCAAGTTCTCCAACTGTCAGCTCAACTCCAGCAAACAACACAAGCATACAATGGGCTTATGCGTGT CTATAAACCCGTGCTTAGAAACATTGAGAGCAGCTTAATCAGGCTGAAACAAGATGGATCAGTTACAGTGGCACAGTGA
- the LOC103845339 gene encoding subtilisin-like protease SBT4.3, with protein sequence MAKFLTSLFLICLTFVFTRDVSADDDNREASSAYIVYLGALPENGYSAPSQHLKLLQELFASNSDSASSLLIRSYSRSFNGFAAYLSLAESKILESMKKEVVFVFPSRTYDLDTTRSWDFVGLGERAKRESAKESDVIIGVFDSGIWPESESFHDQGFGPPPQRWKGSCKGGRNFTCNNKLIGAMFYPKNSVSARDDDGHGTHTASTAAGNPVQGASFYGLAQGTARGGAPSARVAAYKVCLKDVGCKDVDILAAYDDAIADGVDVISISISREAPNILSNSFAIGSFHAMTRGVVTVGSAGNYGPDQGTVANVFPWMITVAASATDRRFVDRVVLGNGKALTGLSVNPVNFNGTKFPIVYGQNVSRTCPALQASFCAKDCVDRDLVKGKIVLCDEFLANKEAYKAGAVGSIVLDTFTRDVSFVFPFPVSSLSLEDYNSVKSYVKSDENPQAEILRSEEIIDKEAPYVPSFSSRGPSFIIKNLLKPDVSAPGLEILAAYSPEASPSDNPGDKRSVKFSVMSGTSMACPHVAGVAAYVKSFHPDWSPSAIKSAIMTTATPMMNVMKNPDQEFAYGSGHINPTNATDPGLVYELELQDYLKMLCAEGFGPGLLTKISGRNITCSERTEVKDLNYPTMTTFTTALKPFNVTFTRTVTNVRSPNSTFKASVVPLRPEIQISVEPEVLSFGLLKEKKTFVVTVSGKGLKDGSVVSSSLVWSDGGHSVRSPVVAYSINPFG encoded by the exons ATGGCTAAGTTTCTTACGTCTCTTTTCTTAATCTGTTTAACATTCGTGTTCACTAGAGATGTGTCTGCGGATGATGATAATAGAGAGGCAAGTTC GGCATATATTGTATATCTAGGTGCACTTCCAGAGAATGGATACTCAGCTCCTTCTCAACATCTCAAATTGCTCCAAGAACTTTTTGCCTCTAACTCTGA TTCTGCATCGAGTTTGTTAATTAGAAGCTATTCAAGGAGCTTCAATGGATTCGCTGCTTATCTATCTCTAGCCGAGAGTAAAATACTGGAAA GTATGAAAAAAGAAGTGGTCTTCGTATTTCCAAGCCGGACTTATGATCTGGACACAACAAGATCATGGGACTTTGTAGGATTGGGTGAGAGAGCGAAACGAGAAAGTGCGAAAGAAAGTGATGTTATCATTGGAGTCTTTGACAGTGGAATCTGGCCGGAATCTGAGAGCTTTCACGACCAAGGTTTTGGTCCACCTCCACAGAGATGGAAAGGTTCTTGTAAAGGTGGCAGAAACTTCACTTGCAACAA CAAACTCATTGGAGCTATGTTTTACCCCAAAAACTCTGTCTCAGCCAGAGATGACGATGGCCATGGGACCCACACGGCGTCAACGGCTGCCGGCAACCCCGTTCAAGGGGCCAGCTTTTACGGTCTGGCTCAAGGCACGGCTCGTGGTGGAGCTCCCTCTGCGAGAGTCGCCGCTTACAAAGTCTGCCTCAAGGACGTTGGCTGCAAAGACGTAGATATCCTCGCGGCTTATGATGACGCTATCGCCGACGGCGTTGACGTCATCTCCATCTCGATCTCAAGAGAAGCCCCCAACATCCTGAGCAATTCTTTCGCCATTGGTTCGTTTCACGCAATGACTAGAGGGGTTGTCACGGTTGGGTCCGCCGGGAACTATGGGCCCGACCAAGGGACCGTTGCAAATGTATTTCCGTGGATGATAACCGTCGCGGCCAGTGCTACGGACCGACGTTTCGTTGACAGAGTCGTTCTTGGTAATGGAAAAGCTTTAACG GGTCTGTCAGTTAATCCAGTTAACTTCAACGGGACAAAGTTCCCGATCGTTTACGGCCAAAACGTTTCAAGAACTTGTCCCGCGTTACAAGCCAG CTTTTGCGCCAAAGATTGTGTGGACAGAGACCTGGTCAAAGGGAAGATCGTCCTCTGCGACGAGTTCCTAGCAAACAAAGAGGCTTACAAAGCCGGAGCCGTTGGATCCATTGTTCTAGACACTTTCACTCGAGACGTCTCTTTTGTGTTCCCATTCCCGGTCTCTTCTCTGAGCTTAGAGGACTATAATTCTGTTAAATCGTATGTCAAGTCTGATGA GAACCCACAAGCGGAGATACTGAGAAGTGAAGAGATAATTGATAAAGAAGCTCCTTATGTTCCATCCTTCTCTTCTCGTGGGCCAAGTTTCATTATCAAGAACCTATTGAAG CCTGACGTAAGTGCACCTGGATTAGAGATTCTTGCTGCGTACTCTCCAGAAGCTTCTCCTTCAGATAACCCTGGGGACAAGAGAAGTGTGAAGTTTAGCGTAATGAGTGGCACATCCATGGCTTGCCCTCATGTGGCAGGTGTAGCTGCTTATGTCAAGTCTTTTCATCCAGACTGGTCTCCCTCGGCAATCAAATCCGCTATCATGACAACCG CTACCCCCATGATGAACGTTATGAAAAACCCGGACCAAGAATTTGCATATGGATCAGGGCACATTAACCCGACCAACGCCACCGACCCGGGACTTGTGTATGAACTAGAGTTACAAGACTACCTCAAAATGTTGTGTGCAGAGGGTTTTGGTCCAGGGTTGCTTACAAAAATCTCAGGACGGAACATCACTTGTTCAGAGAGAACAGAAGTCAAGGATCTGAACTACCCAACCATGACTACGTTTACCACTGCTCTTAAACCGTTCAATGTCACGTTTACAAGAACCGTTACTAACGTTAGATCACCGAACTCTACGTTCAAAGCGAGTGTGGTTCCTCTTCGACCGGAGATTCAGATCAGCGTTGAGCCAGAAGTTCTGAGTTTCGGTCTCCTGAAGGAGAAGAAAACATTTGTTGTGACCGTCTCTGGTAAAGGACTCAAGGATGGAAGTGTTGTGAGTTCGTCTTTGGTTTGGTCTGATGGGGGCCACAGTGTCAGAAGTCCAGTCGTGGCTTACTCAATCAACCCTTTTGGCTAA
- the LOC103845335 gene encoding putative nuclease HARBI1, with protein MGDEVDRRLNAALDEAVDEYLEDTYNDIVKKQKKKERKRAYVERNREEGHSRLWNDYFSENPTFPPHLFRRRFRMNKEVFMRIVDRLSENYPFFQQRRDAVGRLGLSPLQKCTAALRMLAYGCAADAVDEYLRLGESTALSCLTNFTEGVIDLFGEEYMRRPTPEDLQRLLDIGEIRGFPGMIGSIDCMHWEWKNCPTAWKGQYTRGSGKPTIVLEAVASQDLWIWHAFFGPPGTLNDINVLDRSPVFDDILQGRAPRVQYLVNGHQYGLPYYLTDGIYPRWSTFIQSISNPQSPEAQLFAKVQESTRKDVERAFGVLQARFAIVKNPAILWDKTQIGMVMRTCIILHNMIVENERNGYSGCDISEFEEGESSRSSEVDMSYTRRPSNLRTMLEIRTQVRDPHTHEQLKFDLIQNIWNKFGNDANV; from the coding sequence ATGGGAGATGAAGTGGATCGCAGATTAAATGCGGCTTTAGATGAAGCAGTCGATGAATATTTGGAAGATACATACAACGACATCGTAAAgaagcaaaaaaagaaagagagaaaacgtGCATATGTCGAAAGAAACCGCGAAGAGGGCCATTCCCGTCTATGGAATGACTACTTCAGTGAAAATCCAACATTTCCGCCTCATTTATTCAGACGCCGTTTCCGCATGAACAAGGAAGTTTTCATGCGTATTGTCGATCGTCTATCAGAAAATTATCCTTTCTTCCAACAAAGAAGAGATGCTGTCGGAAGATTAGGTCTATCTCCACTACAAAAGTGTACGGCAGCTCTTCGTATGCTTGCTTATGGCTGTGCGGCTGACGCCGTTGACGAATACCTCAGACTTGGTGAAAGCACGGCACTTTCATGTTTAACGAATTTCACAGAAGGGGTAATTGATTTATTTGGAGAAGAGTATATGCGAAGACCCACTCCAGAGGATCTTCAACGATTGCTCGATATTGGAGAGATTCGCGGCTTTCCGGGAATGATaggaagcatcgattgtatgcattgggagtggaaaaattgcccaaccgcttggaaaggacagTACACACGTGGATCAGGAAAGCCAACCATTGTCTTGGAAGCTGTAGCTTCCCAAGATCTTTGGATTTGGCACGCTTTTTTTGGtcctccaggtaccttaaacgatattaacgtCCTCGATCGAtctcctgtttttgatgacattttacaaGGTCGAGCTCCAAGGGTACAATACCTCGTAAACGGACACCAATATGGTTTGCCTTACTACCTCACAGACGGCATATATCCAAgatggtcaacatttatccaatctatctcAAACCCTCAAAGCCCTGAAGCACAGTTATTTGCTAAAGTTCAGGAGTCCACCCGAAAAGATGTGGAGCGTGCTTTCGGAGTATTGCAAGCTCGATTTGCAATAGTTAAAAACCCGGCTATTTTGTGGGACAAGACCCAAATAGGGATGGTTATGCGAACATGTATCATACTCCACAATATGATAGTGGAAAATGAACGCAATGGATACAGCGGGTGTGATATATCAGAGTTTGAAGAAGGAGAGTCGAGTAGAAGTTCAGAGGTGGATATGTCATATACTCGCAGGCCTTCAAATCTCCGAACTATGCTTGAAATACGTACTCAAGTTCGTGACCCACATACGCATGAACAATTGAAATTTGATTTGATCCAAAATATTTGGAACAAGTTTGGTAATGATGCAAATGTTTAA
- the LOC103845343 gene encoding serine/threonine-protein phosphatase PP1 isozyme 2, producing the protein MAQQGGSLDPAVLDDIIRRLLDYRNPKPGTKQVMLNESEIRQLCIVSKEIFLQQPNLLELEAPIKICGDIHGQYSDLLRLFEYGGFPPAANYLFLGDYVDRGKQSLETICLLLAYKIKYPENFFLLRGNHECASINRIYGFYDECKRRFSVRLWKVFTDSFNCLPVAAVIDDKILCMHGGLSPDLTSVEQIKNIKRPTDVPDSGLLCDLLWSDPSKDVKGWGMNDRGVSYTFGADKVAEFLIKNDMDLICRAHQVVEDGYEFFADRQLVTIFSAPNYCGEFDNAGAMMSVDESLMCSFQILKPADRRPRFL; encoded by the exons ATGGCGCAGCAAGGGGGAAGCTTGGACCCTGCCGTTCTAGACGACATCATTCGTCGTCTGTTGGATTACAGAAACCCAAAGCCTGGAACCAAACAGGTCATGCTCAACGAGTCTGAGATCCGACAGCTTTGCATCGTCTCCAAAGAGATTTTCCTTCAACAGCCTAACCTCCTTGAGCTCGAAGCTCCCATCAAGATCTGCG GTGATATTCATGGACAGTACTCAGATCTATTGAGGCTATTTGAATACGGAGGCTTCCCTCCTGCAGCTAACTATCTATTCTTAGGAGACTACGTTGACCGTGGGAAGCAGAGCTTGGAAACCATCTGTCTTCTCCTCGCCTACAAAATCAAATACCCCGAGAACTTCTTTCTCCTAAGAGGAAACCACGAGTGTGCTTCCATCAACAGAATCTACGGATTCTACGACGAATGCAAACGTAGGTTCAGCGTCAGACTCTGGAAAGTGTTTACAGATTCTTTTAACTGCCTCCCCGTGGCTGCTGTAATAGACGATAAGATACTGTGCATGCACGGTGGTCTTTCTCCCGATTTGACCAGCGTGGAACAGATTAAGAACATTAAGCGACCTACAGATGTTCCGGACTCTGGTCTGCTTTGTGATTTGCTTTGGTCTGATCCGAGTAAAGATGTTAAAGGCTGGGGGATGAATGACCGTGGAGTGTCTTACACGTTTGGAGCTGATAAGGTTGCTGAGTTTCTGATAAAGAATGATATGGATCTCATCTGTCGTGCTCACCAG GTTGTAGAGGATGGTTATGAGTTCTTTGCTGATAGACAGCTTGTGACTATATTCTCAGCGCCTAACTACTGTGGTGAATTCGACAATGCGGGTGCGATGATGAGTGTTGATGAGAGTTTGATGTGCTCTTTCCAAATACTGAAGCCTGCTGATCGGAGGCCACGGTTCTTATGA
- the LOC103845342 gene encoding DNA-directed RNA polymerase II subunit 7, producing the protein MFFHIVLERNMQLHPRFFGRNLRENLVSKLMKDVEGTCSGRHGFVVAITGIESVGNGLVRNGTAFVTFPVKYQCVVFRPFKGQIFEAVVTLVNKMGFFAEAGPVQIFVSKHLIPDDMEFQAGDMPNYTTSDGSVKIQKECEVRLKIIGTRVDATEIFCVGTIKDDFLGVINDPAAAA; encoded by the exons atgttTTTCCACATAGTATTGGAGCGAAACATGCAATTACACCCACGTTTCTTTGGTCGCAACCTTCGTGAAAACCTCGTCTCTAAGCTCATGAAAGACGTCGAGGGCACTTGCAG TGGGAGGCATGGGTTTGTAGTGGCGATCACTGGAATAGAGAGCGTAGGCAATGGATTGGTCCGTAATGGGACTGCTTTCGTCACCTTCCCCGTTAAATACCAGTGCGTCGTTTTCAGACCTTTCAAAGGCCAGATCTTCGAAGCCGTTGTAACTCTCGTCAATAAG ATGGGATTCTTCGCTGAAGCTGGGCCTGTTCAGATATTTGTGTCCAAGCAC TTGATACCAGATGATATGGAGTTTCAGGCTGGAGACATGCCTAATTATACAACATCTgatggatca GTTAAAATCCAGAAAGAATGTGAAGTGAGACTAAAGATTATTGGCACCAGAGTCGATGCCACTGAAATC TTCTGTGTGGGAACCATCAAAGACGATTTTTTGGGAGTCATAAACGATCCTGCAGCAGCCGCATAG
- the LOC103845336 gene encoding probable protein phosphatase 2C 78, producing MAEICYENESVITKTTSTVVTRTAATTTTKRRERSSSQAARRRRMEIRRYKFVSGEQDPVFVDGELQRRGRRESTVIYELAKTETAKEVVVLCESLSSTVMALPDPDAYPKYGVASVCGRRREMEDAVAVHPFFYRQQTEFSSFGYHFCGVYDGHGCSHVAMRCRERLHELVREELEADDADWEKSMSRSFTRMDLEAVALNEGGTANCRCELQRPECDAVGSTAVVSILTPEKIVVANCGDSRAVLCRNGKAIPLSSDHKPDRPDELDRIQAAGGRVIYWDGPRVLGVLAMSRAIGDNYLKPYVISKPEVTVTDRVKQDEFLILASDGLWDVVSNETACNVVRMCLKRKVNSQLTSSPENDVAGAGNVVVVGGDVSNKACDEASILLTRLALARQSSDNVSVVVVDLRRDT from the exons ATGGCTGAGATTTGTTACGAGAACGAGTCAGTGATCACGAAAACGACGTCCACGGTGGTTACGAGGACGGCGGCGACAACGACGACTAAGAGGCGAGAACGGAGCTCTTCTCAAGCCGCGAGAAGGCGGAGAATGGAGATCCGTCGGTACAAGTTTGTCTCCGGTGAACAAGACCCCGTCTTCGTCGACGGCGAGTTACAGAGGCGGGGGAGACGTGAATCCACCGTGATTTACGAGTTAGCCAAGACCGAAACGGCGAAGGAGGTTGTCGTTTTGTGCGAGTCTCTGAGCTCTACGGTTATGGCATTGCCTGATCCAGATGCTTATCCTAAATACGGCGTCGCTTCTGTCTGTGGAAGAAGACGGGAGATGGAAGACGCCGTCGCTGTGCATCCGTTTTTTTACCGTCAACAGACGGAATTTTCCTCATTCGGATATCACTTCTGCGGCGTTTACGATGGCCATGGCTGTTCCCAT GTAGCGATGAGATGTAGAGAAAGGCTACACGAGCTAGTGCGGGAGGAGCTTGAGGCTGATGATGCTGACTGGGAAAAGTCAATGTCGCGTAGCTTCACGCGCATGGACCTAGAGGCTGTGGCGTTGAACGAAGGTGGTACGGCGAATTGCCGGTGCGAGCTTCAGAGGCCGGAGTGCGACGCGGTGGGGTCTACCGCGGTTGTGTCCATCCTCACACCGGAGAAAATCGTTGTGGCTAATTGTGGAGATTCCCGTGCGGTTCTATGCCGTAACGGGAAAGCTATTCCTTTGTCCTCCGACCATAAG CCGGACCGTCCAGACGAGCTAGACCGGATTCAAGCAGCGGGTGGTCGGGTTATCTACTGGGATGGCCCACGTGTCCTTGGAGTACTTGCAATGTCACGAGCCATAG GCGATAATTACTTGAAGCCGTACGTTATCAGCAAACCGGAAGTAACCGTAACGGACCGGGTCAAGCAAGACGAGTTCCTTATACTAGCAAGCGACGGTCTTTGGGACGTTGTCTCAAACGAAACTGCATGTAACGTCGTTCGAATGTGTCTGAAAAGAAAAGTCAACAGTCAGCTAACGTCTTCACCGGAAAACGATGTTGCTGGCGCTGGAAACGTGGTCGTCGTCGGAGGGGATGTGTCGAATAAAGCGTGTGATGAAGCGTCGATTTTGCTGACGAGGCTTGCGTTAGCTAGACAAAGTTCTGACAACGTAAGTGTTGTGGTGGTTGATCTCCGAAGAGACACGTAG
- the LOC103845341 gene encoding putative pentatricopeptide repeat-containing protein At5g59200, chloroplastic, with product MTVLESSYFSREMISSIAATGGPSTFRRDPDPNALRLSRRKTFISLLRNCKNVAQVPPIHAKIIRTFHGQDAFVVFELIRICSTLDSIDYAYDVFRYVSDPNVYLYTAMIDGFVSSNRFSDGVALYRRMIDDSIMPDNYVTTSVLKACDLEECREVHGHVLKLGFGSSRSVRLKLMEVYGRYGELADAKKVFDEMPERDEVAATVMINCYSESGYMKEALELFKDVKVKDTVCWTAMIDGLVRNKEMNKALELFREMQMENVSVNEFTAVCVLSACSDLGALELGRWVHSFVESQRIKLSNFVGNALINMYSRCGDINEAKRVFKEMRDKDAVSYNTMISGLAMHGESFEAIKEFRDMVNRGFRPNQVSLVALLNACSHGGLLDIGIEVFNSMERVFDVEPQIEHYGCVVDLLGRVGRLEEAYRFIENMPMEPDHIMLGALLSACKIHGNVELGEKVAKRLIESEESDSGTYVLLSNIYASSGKWKESNEIRGSMRDSGIDKEPGCSTIEVDNQIHEFLVGDTTHPEKEAIYQRLQELNRVLRFDDVMLYINDM from the coding sequence ATGACGGTTTTAGAATCTTCATATTTTTCGCGGGAAATGATTTCTTCCATAGCAGCAACCGGAGGACCATCAACTTTCCGGCGAGATCCCGATCCAAACGCTCTCAGGCTATCACGCCGGAAAACGTTCATCTCTCTCCTACGAAACTGCAAGAACGTCGCTCAGGTTCCACCGATACACGCCAAGATCATCCGAACCTTCCATGGACAAGACGCTTTCGTTGTCTTCGAACTTATCCGCATCTGCTCCACTCTCGATTCAATCGACTACGCATACGACGTGTTTCGTTACGTCTCCGACCCTAACGTGTATCTCTACACCGCCATGATCGATGGATTCGTCTCATCCAATCGTTTCTCTGATGGAGTTGCGTTGTATCGTCGTATGATTGACGATTCGATCATGCCTGATAACTACGTGACCACCTCTGTTCTGAAAGCGTGTGATTTGGAGGAGTGCAGAGAGGTTCACGGTCACGTTTTGAAACTCGGGTTCGGGTCTAGCAGATCGGTGAGGCTAAAACTGATGGAAGTCTACGGGAGATATGGAGAATTGGCTGATGCGAagaaggtgttcgatgaaatgcctgagagaGATGAGGTTGCGGCGACGGTTATGATAAACTGTTATTCTGAGAGTGGTTATATGAAAGAGGCGTTAGAGCTGTTCAAAGATGTTAAGGTTAAAGATACGGTTTGTTGGACTGCGATGATCGATGGGTTGGTTAGAAACAAGGAGATGAACAAAGCTTTGGAGCTTTTCAGGGAAATGCAGATGGAGAATGTTAGTGTCAATGAGTTTACAGCTGTCTGTGTTTTATCTGCCTGCTCGGATTTAGGTGCGTTGGAGCTCGGGCGTTGGGTACATTCGTTTGTTGAGAGTCAAAGGATAAAGCTTAGTAACTTCGTAGGCAATGCTTTGATTAATATGTACTCAAGGTGCGGTGATATCAATGAAGCAAAGCGGGTTTTTAAAGAGATGCGGGATAAAGATGCTGTTTCGTATAACACGATGATCTCTGGACTAGCAATGCACGGAGAAAGCTTTGAAGCCATCAAGGAGTTTCGGGATATGGTGAACAGAGGGTTTAGGCCGAACCAGGTGTCTTTGGTTGCTCTTTTAAACGCATGTAGCCATGGAGGTTTGTTGGATATAGGGATTGAGGTTTTTAATTCTATGGAGAGAGTTTTCGATGTTGAACCGCAGATTGAGCATTACGGATGTGTAGTCGATCTTCTTGGTCGAGTCGGGAGACTAGAGGAAGCGTATAGATTCATAGAAAACATGCCGATGGAACCGGATCATATTATGTTAGGAGCTCTTTTGAGTGCTTGTAAGATCCATGGAAACGTGGAACTCGGTGAGAAAGTGGCCAAGAGACTGATAGAATCTGAGGAGTCAGATTCTGGGACGTACGTTCTACTATCGAATATATATGCTTCATCAGGGAAATGGAAAGAATCAAATGAAATCAGAGGAAGTATGAGAGACTCAGGCATTGACAAGGAACCTGGTTGCAGTACCATAGAAGTGGACAACCAGATCCATGAGTTCCTTGTGGGAGATACAACACACCCTGAGAAAGAAGCAATTTATCAGAGATTACAAGAACTGAATCGAGTTCTTAGGTTCGATGATGTTATGTTGTATATCAATGATATGTAG
- the LOC103846157 gene encoding glutathione S-transferase T3-like: MESSSSFVNLLTSQGSVDLDSLETPFVSTQPPQEPSVKERRKWTVKDDLVLIGAWLNTSKDSIVSNEQKGAAFWKRIVEYYNSSPLLVGLVPRELGQCKQRWARINDLVCKFAGCYDTALREQRSGQNDNDVMKAALDIFNSDHNMKFNLEHAWRELRHDVKWCSTYMEKDKDKRKATPVPEPEERPVGVKAAKAAGKRHRTGKDEELSKLEGLMELKKQISKQSLLESLLTKPEPLNEMELALKTKLLSELLS; encoded by the coding sequence ATGGAAAGCTCCTCTAGTTTTGTTAACCTGTTAACGAGTCAAGGGTCAGTTGACCTTGACTCATTAGAAACTCCTTTTGTTAGTACCCAACCTCCGCAAGAGCCAAGTGTGAAAGAGAGGAGGAAGTGGACTGTCAAGGACGATTTAGTCCTCATTGGGGCTTGGCTCAACACCAGCAAAGATTCAATAGTCAGTAACGAACAGAAAGGCGCTGCCTTCTGGAAGAGGATTGTAGAGTATTACAACTCCAGTCCTCTACTCGTTGGGCTGGTGCCTAGAGAACTAGGGCAATGCAAGCAAAGATGGGCCAGGATCAATGATCTGGTCTGTAAGTTTGCTGGCTGCTACGACACGGCCTTGAGGGAACAGAGAAGCGGGCAAAACGACAATGACGTGATGAAGGCTGCGTTGGATATCTTCAACAGTGACCACAACATGAAGTTCAACTTAGAACATGCGTGGAGGGAGCTTAGGCACGATGTGAAATGGTGTTCTACGTATATGGAGAAGGACAAGGATAAGCGCAAGGCAACTCCAGTGCCAGAGCCAGAAGAAAGACCGGTGGGGGTTAAGGCTGCTAAGGCTGCGGGTAAGAGGCACAGAACTGGAAAAGATGAAGAGTTAAGCAAGCTAGAAGGACTTATGGAGCTGAAAAAGCAAATCTCTAAGCAAAGTTTGCTAGAGAGTTTGCTAACCAAACCAGAGCCACTCAATGAGATGGAATTGGCCCTGAAAACGAAACTGTTGTCTGAATTATTGTCATGA